CCGCGCAGGCCGGAGAGCCACTCGACGAGCTGGGCGGCGTCGTCGGGCTCGGCCGGGACCAGGATCTCGTGCGGGATCCGGTCCTCACCCGCGAGGTCGCCGTAGACCTGCTGGAGCAGGTGCGTCACCATCTCCGGCTCGGAGACGTCCTCCACCCGCTCCATGACCCAGCCGCGCTGGCCCCGGATGCGGCCCTGGCGCACGTGGAACACCTGGACGGCCACCTCGAGCTCGTCCGCGTGCAGGGCGAAGATGTCCGACTCCGTGCTCTCGGGCAGCACCACGGCGTTGCGCTCGAACACGCGGCGCAGGGCCGCGATGTCGTCCCGCAGGCGGGCGGCGTCCTCGTAGCGCAGCTCCTCGACGGCGCCCTGCATCGCCCGCTCCAGCTCGCGGATGAAGCGCTGGGCGTCCCCGGCCATGAAGTCGCAGAAGTCCTGGGCCAGCTCGCGGTGCTCCGCGGGGCTGATCCGCCCCACGCACGGGGCCGAGCACTTGCCGATGTAGCCGAGCAGGCAGGGCCGGTCCTGGGCGCGGGCGCGCTTGAACACGCCCGCCGAGCACGTGCGGACCGGGAAGACGCGCAGCATCAGGTCCACCGTCTCGCGGATGGCCTTCGCGGGGTGGAACGGGCCGAAGTACTTCACCCCGGGGCGGCGGTCCCCGCGCATCACCTGCACGCGCGGGAACTGCTCGTTCATGGTGACGGCCAGGTACGGGTACGACTTGTCGTCCCGGTACATGATGTTGAACCGCGGCCGGTACTCCTTGATCCAGGTGTACTCCAGCTGCAGCGCCTCGAGCTCGGAGCCGACCACGGTCCACTCCACCGCGGCCGCGGTGAACACCATGGTCCGCGTCTTGGTGGTTAGCCGGGCGGGGTCCTGGAAGTAGGAGCCGAGGCGGGCGCGCAGGTTCTTGGCCTTGCCCACGTAGACGACGCGGCCGTCCGCGTCCCGGAACCGGTAGACGCCGGGCGAGGTGGAGATCTCGCCCGGGGCGGGGCGGTAGGAGGCGGGGTCAGCCACGGGCGCCCGGGGCGGCGTTGTACGCGTCCACGCGCTCCTGCCCCGAGAGCGCGCCGATGGCGTCCATGATCGCGGCGGTGGCGTCGCGCCGCTGCGGCAGGGTGTGGCGCCGGCCGGGGTGGCCGAAGTCCAGGGGGGCGCCCACACGCACGGCGAAGCGGTGGGGGCGGAACCCGTTGGTGTCCGGCGGCTGCAGGTGCTGGGTGTCCACGAGGCCCACGGGGACCACGGGGGCGCCCGTGGTGAGGGCCAGCCAGGCGGCGCCGGTGCGCCCGCGGTAGAGGCGGCCGTCGCGGCTGCGGGTGCCCTCCGGGTAGATCCCCACGCCCTGGCCCGAGTCGAGCAGGCCCACGAGGGACTCGAGGGCGGCGACGGAGGCCGCCTGCTCGCCACGGCGCACGGGCACGGAGCCCACGGACTCGAAGAACCACCGCTGGGCCCGGCCGCGCACGCCGGCGCCGGTGAAGTACTCCTCCTTGGCGAAGAAGTGCACGGGCCGCGGGGCCAGCGCCTGCAGGATCACGGAGTCGAAGAAGGACAGGTGGTTCGAGGCCATGATGAACGGCCCCTCGGCGGGGACCTGGTCCATGTCGGTCACCTCGGGGCGGCAGGTGAGGCGCAGCAGCGCGGCGGCGCTCCTGCGCACGGGCTCCGACGTCGCCATGTCTCTCCTTCGTGCTCGTCCGGCCTCTCCCGTCGCGGGGCGTGCCCCGCGACGCGGCCCGCGGCGGGGGCCGCGGGCTGCGCCCATGCTACGCGAGCAGCTCGGCCAGGAACCGGCCCGTGTGGCTCGCCTCCACCCGGGCGACCTCCTCGGGGGTGCCGGTGGCCACGATCGTGCCGCCGCCGGAGCCGCCCTCGGGGCCCAGGTCGATCACGTGGTCGGCGCACTTCACCACGTCCAGGTTGTGCTCGATGGTGATCACCGTGTTGCCCTTGTCCACGAGGGACTGCAGCACCTGCAGCAGCTTGCGGATGTCGTCGAAGTGCAGGCCCGTGGTGGGCTCGTCCAGCACGTAGACGCTGCGCCCGTTGGAGCGCTTCTGCAGCTCGGCGGCCAGCTTGACGCGCTGGGCCTCGCCGCCGGAGAGCGTGGTGGCCGGCTGGCCGAGGCGCACGTAGCCCAGGCCGACGTCCACGAGGGTGTCCAGGTACCGGGAGATGCGGGTGTAGGCGCTGAAGAACTGCGCCGCCTCCTCGATCGGCATGTCCAGGACCTCGGCGATGTTCTTGCCCTTGTACGTCACCTCGAGGGTCTCGCGGTTGTACCGGGCGCCGTCGCACACCTCGCAGGGCACGTACACGTCCGGCAGGAAGTTCATCTCGATCTTCAGCGTGCCGTCGCCCGAGCAGGCCTCGCACCGGCCGCCCTTGATGTTGAAGGAGAACCGGCCCTGTTGGTAGCCGCGCACCTTCGCCTCGGGGGTCTCCGCGAACAGCTTGCGGATCGCGTCGAACACGCCCGTGTACGTGGCCGGGTTCGAGCGCGGCGTGCGCCCGATCGGGCTCTGGTCCACGTGGACCACCTTGTCCAGGTGCTCCAGGCCGTCCACGGCGCGGTGCCGGCCGGGCACGAGCTTGGCGCCGTTGAGGCGGTTGGCCAGGACCTTGTAGAGGATCTCGTTGATCAGCGTGGACTTGCCGGAGCCGGAGACGCCGGTGACGGCGGTGAGCACCCCCAGCGGGATGTCCACGGACACGTCCTTCAGGTTGTTCTCCCGGGCGCCGCGCACCGTGAGCGTCCGCCCCTCCTGCGGGGCGCGGCGCGTCTCCGGCGCGGTGATGGCGCGGCGGCCGGCGAGGTAGTCGCCCGTGATCGAGGCGGTGTTGGCCTTGAGGTCCTCGAGGGAGCCGGAGTGGACCACCTCGCCGCCGTGCTCGCCGGCGCGCGGGCCGATGTCCACGATCCAGTCCGCCTCGGCGATGGTGTCCTCGTCGTGCTCCACCACGATCAGCGTGTTGCCCAGGTCCCGCAGCCGCAGCAGGGTCTCGATGAGGCGGCGGTTGTCCCGCTGGTGCAGTCCGATGGACGGCTCGTCCAGCACGTACAGCACGCCCACCAGGCCGGAGCCGATCTGGGTGGCCAGGCGGATGCGCTGGGCCTCGCCGCCGGAGAGCGTGCCGGCCGGGCGCTCGAGGTTCAGGTACTCCAGGCCCACGTCCAGCAGGAACGCCAGGCGCGCAAGGATCTCCTTGAGCACCTGGTCCGCGATCTGCCGCTCGCGCGCGGACAGCTCGAGGCCGGCGAGGAAGTCCCGCGCCTCGCGCAGGGGCAGGCGGGTGGCCTCGGCGATCGACAGCCCGCCCACGAGCACGTTCAGCACCGTGGGGTTCAGGCGCGCGCCGTGGCAGACGGGGCACGGGATCTCCCGCATGAAGGACTCGTAGCGCTCGCGGGCGCCGTCCGACTCGGTCTCCCCGTGCTTGCGCAGCACGTAGGGGACGACGCCCTCGAAGCCGGTGGTGTAGCGGCGCTCGCGGCCGAACCGGTTGCGGAACGTCACCTCGACCTTGAAGTCCTTGCCGTGCAGCACCGCCTCGCGCTGGGCCGGCTCGAGCTCGCGCCAGGGCGTGTCCAGGGAGAAGCCCATCTCCTTGGCCAGGCCGCCGAGCACGCGCAGCCAGTAGTCCGAGGTGGACTTGCCCAGCGACCACGGCACCACCGCGCCCTCGCGCAGGGACAGCTCGTCGTTGGCCACCACGAGGTCCGGGTCCACCTGCAGACGGGAGCCGATGCCGGTGCACTCGGGGCAGGCGCCGAACGGGTTGTTGAAGGAGAAGGAGCGGGGCTCGATCTCGTCCACGGTCTGCTCGTGCCCATTGGGGCAGGAGAGCTTCTCGGAGAAGGAGCGGTAGCGGGGGTTGCCCTCGGCGTCCCGGCCGCCGAACTCGGCGGTGTTCTTCTTCCCCTTCTCGGCCACGACCTCCACGTCCACGAACTCGGCGACCACGAGGCCGTCCGCGAGCTTGAGCGCGGTCTCCACGGAGTCGGTGAGGCGCTGGCGGATGCCCTCCTTCATGGCCAGGCGGTCGACGACGACGGCGATGGTGTGCTTGACCTGCTTCTTCAGCACGGGCGGGTCCGAGAGCTGGACGGTCTCCCCGTCCACCACGGCGCGGGCGAACCCCTGCGTGGACAGCTCCGCGAACAGGTCCACGAACTCGCCCTTGCGGCCGCGCACCACGGGCGCCAGCACCTGGAAGCGGGTGCGCTCGGGCAGCTCCTCGAGCTGGTCCACGATCTGCTGCGGCGTCTGGCGGCTCACCGGCTCGCCGCACTGCGGGCAGTGCGGCACGCCGACGCGAGCCCAGAGCAGGCGCAGGTAGTCGTAGACCTCGGTGATGGTGCCCACGGTGGAGCGCGGGTTGCGGTTGGTGGACTTCTGGTCGATGGACACGGCCGGGGACAGGCCCTCGATGAAGTCGACGTCCGGCTTGTCCACGCGGCCGAGGAACATGCGCGCGTAGGAGGAGAGGGACTCGACGTAGCGGCGCTGGCCCTCCGCGAAGATCGTGTCGAAGGCCAGGGAGGACTTGCCCGAGCCGGACAGCCCCGTGAACACCACCATGGCGTCCCGGGGGAAGCTGACGTCCACGTCCTTGAGGTTGTGCTCGCGCGCGCCCTGGACGACGATGCGGTCCCGCTCGCCGGAGCGCGCACCGCCGGGGCCCGAGGCGAGGCCCCCCTCGCGGGGCTCGACGGCGGCGGCGGACGGGGTGGTCGTGGAGTTCTTCGGCACCCGCCCAGCATAGGTGCGGGGGCGGACGCGTCAGGGGGCGATCGCCTCTGGGCGAACCGCTCCCCGCCCGCGGGGCGCTGGCGCGCCGGGGCCCCGTCCGTACACTGGGGCGCATGCCCGCCACCGTCGAGAACCGCCTGCTGCACGACCTGCCCGCCGTCACGGTGCGTGCCTGCTCCGTGTCGAAGATGGACAACAACGTGTACCTGCTCACCGCCAAGACGACGGGGGCGCAGGTCCTCATCGACGCTGCGGACGACGCCGAGGCGATCGAGGCCCTGCTGGCCTCCGCCGAGGGCGACACGCCCTGCGCCACCCGCCTGGCCGTCGTCGTGACGACGCACCGCCACTGGGACCACGTCCGCGCCCTCGGGACGATCGCCGCGGCCCACCCGGAGGCCGTGCTGGCCGCCGGCGAGGACGACGCCGACGCGATCGAGGAGGAGGCCGGGGTGCGCATCGGCGATCGGCTGCCCCACGGGGGTGTCGTGGCCGTGGACGGGATCGAGCTGGACGTGATCGGCCTGCGCGGCCACACCCCGGGCTCGGTGGCCCTGGCCTACCGCTCCGACGCCGAGGAGCCGGCCCTGCTGTTCACCGGGGACAGCCTGTTCCCCGGCGGCGTGGGCAACACGGAGAAGGACCCGGAGCGCTTCGCCTCGCTGATCGACGACGTCGAGGCGCGCCTGTTCGGCGAGTACGAGGACGACACGCACGTCCACCCGGGCCACGGCGCCTCCACCGTGCTCGGCGACGAGCGCCCGCAGCTGCCCGCCTGGCGCGACCGCGGCTGGTGAGCCGCCCGGCTCACTCCCCCGGCCGGCGCCCCACCACGAACAGCCGCCGCGACGGATAGATCGTCAGCGGCCCGCCGTCGGCGTCCGTGACGCCGGGCACCGGCGGATACGCCTGCGCCATGGCCCGCCGGTAGCGGGCCACGAACAGCTCCTGCAGGCCCGCGCCCTCCGCGGCGTCCTCCTCGGCGTCCCAGCGGGCCAGGGCCTGCAGGCTCGGTCGCAGGGCCGCGCCCGAGGTCCACCGGAACACCGGGTCCTCGCCCGTCAGCACCTGCTGATACTCCGTCTCCCACACCTGCGGGGACCAGCCCGCCTCGAGGAACAGCCGCGTGTACTCTTCCGGCGGCGCGACGGTCCGCGTGGTCTCCACGCCGTGCAGCGCCTCGGAGAACGCCGGGTCCTCCGCGAGCTCGACGATGGCCGTGTGCGAGGGCTGCTGGTACGGCCGCGGGATCTGCGCGGCGAACCACGCCCCCGGGCGCAGGTCCCCCAGCCAGCGGCGGATCAGGCGGCGGTGCGTGGGGATCCACTGGAGCATCGCGTTCGAGACGACGACGTCCACCAACGCGTCCGGCCGCCACTGCGAGGCGTCCACCCGCTCGAAGCGCAGGTTCTGCGGGGCGCCGGGCTCGGCCAGGCCCGCGCGGGCCCGCTCGAGCATGGCCGTCGAGTCGTCCAGGCCGAGGACCTCGGCGTCCGGCCAGCGCGCCGCGAGCGTGCGCGTCAGGGTGCCGGGCCCGCAGCCCAGGTCCACCACGACGCGCGGGGACTCGGCGTCCACGCGGGCCACCAGGTCGTGGAAGGGCCTCGCCCGGTGCTCGGCGAAGCCCTCGTAGCGCGCGGGGTCCCAGGTGAACCCGGCGGAGTCGCGGCCGGTGGCCTCGTGCTCGGTGCCCATGGCGGCACGGTACCGCGCGCACCGCGGATACGCTGGCCCTGATGACTTCCACCGCAACGAACCCGCCCTCGCTGACCGACCGCGTCGACGCCCTCCCGCCGTCCCCCGTCGCCGACGACGTCTTCAGGGCGTTCACGGCCTGGACGGACGAGCGCGGGATCGCCCTCTACCCGGCGCAGGAGGAGGCCGCCCTCGAGCTCGTCCAGGGCCGGCACGTGATCCTCGCGACCCCCACCGGCTCCGGCAAGTCCCTCGTGGCCCTCGCCGCCCACGCGGACGCCCTGGCCCACGACGCCGTCTCCTACTACACGGCCCCCATCAAGGCCCTCGTCTCGGAGAAGTTCTTCGCGCTCGTGGACGTGTTCGGCGCCCGGGGTCGTGGACGCGCCGTGGCCGGGGTGGACCACCCTCGGCGCCGAGCGCCCGCAGCTGCCCGCCTGGCGCGAACGCGGCTGGTGAGCCGCCCGGTCCGGCACCGGCGATCGACCTACTCCCCGCGCCTGCGCAGGAGAGTCGAGACAGTCGGACGCAGGATGCGGGCCGCAGCCAGCCACGAGGCGATCACCACGACCACGAGCATGCCGGTCACCAGCAGCCCGACCGTCGACAGGCTCGGCGCAGCCGTGCGCCAGGCCACGGAGGGATCCACCAGGCCCGTCTGACCTGCTCGGGAGAGCAGGAGCCACGCCCCGCCCCATCCCAGCCCGATCCCGACGGGTGCGACGGCGAGACACGTCAGGATCTGCTCGAGCGTCACCATGCCGAGGAGGCGTCTCTTCGCGGCGCCATGCACCTGCAGGTGGGCGAACTCGCGGCGCCTGGACACCACGGACCAGCGGGCACAGGCGAAGGCCACACCCGCCGCGATCACGCAGATGACGAGGGTGATGAGGCCGAGGATGCCGGTGGAGCGGGAGGCGTCCCGTGCTGCCTGCGCCTGTTCGGCCAACGTCTGGGACACGTACTGCTCGGGCAGCTCCGTTCCTGCGGGGACGGTGACGAGGATCTGCTCCGATCCCGACCGCGAGGGTGGAGTGCACGTGGAGACGACGTCGTCGGGCGTGAACAGGGGGAAGCCCCGGGGGAACACGCCGACCACCGAGGCCGTGGCGCCCGTGAGACCCGTGGCCTCCACCTCCTCTCCGAGGCGATCGGCCAGCGGGCTGTCCCGGTGGACGCCCCACTCGCAGGAGCCCTCCCGCGGACGGCGCCCCTCGACGTAGGGCACACCCAGGACGTCCATGTCCGAGTGCATCTGCACCATCTCCCCCGCCACCTCGATCAGCGCGTTCTCATCGACCTGGACCGATGTCGCTCCTGTGGCGTCCGCCAGCGCCTGGATCTCCGCGCCGGACATGGGACGGTCCGCCCCGGAGATCCCCTGCACCACATGAGTGCTCCCCCACTCCGGGGATTCGTAGAGCGACGCGGCTGCGTTCCGCGCGTCGAAGGCCGGGACGGCGACGGTCAGCACACCGCCCATGAGAATCGACAGCACCGCCCCCAGCGTGAGTGCAGTCGTGCTCCGCCCACGCAGGTTCGCCACCGCCGCCTCCGCGACGGGGATCCTCATGGCGACACCTCGGCCAGGTCCAGACGACGCGTCGCCCAGCCGTCCCACACCGGATCATGGCTGCACACCAGGACGATGCTCGACTCAGGCAGGGACTGGAAGGCGTCCAGCACGGCGTCACGATTCAGTCGATCCAGGCTGGAGGTCGGTTCGTCGGCGATGACCAGGGGCATTCCGCGCGCGATCGCGATGGCGACAGACACCCGCTGTCGCTCGCCACCGCTGAGTTGACGAGGATGCGTGCCGTCGACGGGAACGCCCCAGGAGCGCAGCAAGGCCTCGGCCTCCGGGTGTGCGTCACCGCACGCACTGCGCAGATTGCGCCGAATGCTCCAGTGGTCGATCAAGGCCGGTTCCTGCAGCACGAAGGAGCTCAACTCGCGTCTGAGCCGTACGGACGTCGCCGACTCGCCGTCGAAGAGCACCTCGCCCGACTCCGCTTCATCCAGGCCGCCCAGTGCATGCAACAGGGCGGTCTTGCCGGAGCCTGACGGTCCATGCACCCAGAGCCGCTCGCCGGAGCGGAGTTCCAGATCGAGAGGCACACGGGCGCACGTGCCGTGGCGAGTGCGCAGCCCGCGTATCTCGAGTTTGTGGTCACCCATGTCCGCCCTCATTCACGACCCATCCACATGTTGTACACCGTGTAGAGAAGGGACGCGCGAAGGTCGGGGATATCGAGCACTTCGTCCTGGGCGACAAGCCATGACACGCCCTCCGCCCCTTCCTTGATCGAGACCTCCGACGTCATCGCGTCCGCGGCCGCCAGCGCCGTCGCATACCACAACTGCTGCCGGGCGCTGACCGACGATGCAAGTGCGTCCTCAAGGAAAGCTATCTCATCACCCGTCGCTGCAACGACGAGATCCGTCGAGAGTCGAGAGGTGATCAGCCAGCTGGCGAGGGCCGCCCCGTCGCCCTCGGCTCTTGACTTCGGGATCCCGAACTGTACCGATTCCGCTCGGCCGGTGTCCCGAGCAGCCATCACGATGAAAGGATTGTAGGGGCCCTCCGGGTCCTCAAGAGCGACCGACTTCGGTTCTACTCCGAAGGGAGGTTCACTGTCGGTGAGGACATGGCAGGCGTTGGCGAGAAGTCGCATATCGGCCCCTCCGCTGTCGCCGACCGCACGGACCGCATCCAAGAGAGCCGCTTTGTCGATGTCGCCGCAATTTCCTCCCGAGAGGTGCAAGAGCGCCCATGTCGTCATGAGGTCGCCCCACACATCCGCATCACCGATGAAGATGCCCTGGACGTGATCCTGCGCGAGGCTGTCCTTCGTCATGCGCAGCACCCGGGCTTCGGCAGGGGCACGGCCCCGCGCCACGGCGGCGGCCTTCCACAGCCCGTGGGCAGCTGCGAGATACCGGTCCTCGGCCTCCAAGGAGGCGAGGGCGTCGTCGAGGATCGTGGGCTGCCCCCGTTTCGTAGGTCCAGTCGTTATGAGAGTCGTCCTGTTGCCCGCGGTCGCGGGCAGGGAGACTGGTCAGATCATGACGAACAGCAGGAAGCGTCACACCCCGGAGCAGGTCGTCCGTAAGCTCGGGCAGGCCGACAGGATGCTCGCCGATGGTCAGGACGTCGCGGCGGTGTGCCGGGAGCTCGGGGTGTCCGAGCAGACGTACTACCGGTGGCGGAACCAGTACGGCGGCCTCAAGGCCGACGACGCAAAGCGCCTGAAGGAGCTGGAGAAGCAGAACGCGACCCTGAAGCGTCTGCTCGCGGAAGCGGAGCTGGAGAAGGCCGCGCTCAAGGAGCTGGCTGAGGGAAACTTCTAAGCCCGGACAGGCGCCGCGCCGCCGTCGATCACCTCAAGCGCAAGTTGCGGGTGAGCGAACGGATGGCGTGCCGTCTGGTCGGGCTGAGCCGCTCCGCGTACCGGCGACCGCTCAAGGGCGACACGGTCGCGGACCCGGATCGGGCGCTCAGGCAGTGGCTGCGCGCCTGGGCGAAGGACCATCCCCGCTACGGGTATCGGCGGGCGTATCACGACGCCCGCGCCGAGGGGTGGGTGGTGAACCACAAGAAGATCCAACGCCTGTGGCGTGACGAAGGGCTCCGGGTCCCGCAGCGGCGTCGACGCAAGCGCGTCGGGTCCTCGACCGTCGACGCGCCGACGGCGGACGCGCCGAACGTGGTGTGGGCGGTGGACTTCCAGTTCGACGCCGACGAGCACGGACGACCGATCAAGATCTGCTCGATCGTCGACGAACACACCCGGGAGTGCATCGGCGACCTCGTGGAGCGCTCGATTACCGCCGACCGACTCACCGCCCACCTCGAGGACCTCGTCGCCGCCCGGGGCGCCCCGGCGGTGCTCAGGTCGGACAACGGGCCGGAGTTCATCAGCGAGGCGATGGCCGACTGGGCCGGCACCCGCACCGGCCTGTCCTACATCCCTCCGGGCTCGCCGTGGCGCAACGGGTACGTCGAGTCGTTCAACAGCCGGATCCGCGACGAGTGCCTCAACATCAACAGCTTCTACTCGCTGCTGCACGCACAGGTCATCATCGGCGACTGGAAGGACGAGTACAACCACCACCGCCGGCACTCCTCGCTCGGCTACCTAACCCCAGCCGAGTACGCTCGGCAGTGCACCCATCAAATGGAAACCGACGACTCACAGAACGTCCGGACCGAATGAAGGGGGCGGCTCAATCGCAGCATCGACCTCGGCGGGTCGCCCGCACGCCACCCATAGGTAGGCGTCGTCGAGGGACTCCTGCCGGTGGGGACACACGGGTTGCGGCCGTGCGGCGCCCCCGTCCCAGGTCTCGCCGTCGGACCAGTCGAAGAGGCGCGCTAGGACGCCCGCGGTGACGGCATCGTCAGCCCAGTGGTCGCCCTGACAACTGTGGGGTGGCTGCTCCGCCGCTGTGCCGGTGACGATGGCGAGCCTGGTCCACCAGGAGGGGGGCAGGTCCAACTCCGACAACATGGCCCTGGCCATGGCGAGGTCGGGAGTCTGGTACTCCACCCCGAGGTACTTCGCGGACAGGAGCCGGTCGAGGGTGAGGGTGACGTCCGGCCGCATCGTGAACGCCGCCGGGTCGGCGAGAAGGCCGTTCTTACCCAGCCAGCTCGCACGAATGGTGTCACCCGAGGAGCCGGTCCGAACCTCAGGGTCCGCGATCACCTGCACGGAGCAGGCGCTCACGGACCCTGAGATCAGACCGACGACGCCCCAAGCGAGGAATCGCCGTCGAGAAGGCATGTGGTCTACCAGAGGCCGATCTGAGTGCACTTGGCCGAGACCTCACCGTAGGAGCCCGGGCCGTTTCCGGTGAGGCACGACTTCGTGGTGATGCCTACCGCAGTCCATGACGGCGTGGCCGTCCCTCTGAGTTCCACCAGATTCGAGACATACTTGGTCCACTTGACGGTGGCCATCTTCGACTGGTTCCCCGACAGAGTCGCAGACGGCGTCTTGGAGACGTTGACAGTCGCATTGATTCCGTTGGCGGAGATGGTGGTGGTGTTCGTGATCCGGTCCATGATACGGCCGCCGTTCTTCTGCAACTGCACCTTGGTGTACCAATCACATGACTTGATGTAGGTGTTGCACTCCCACGCCGAGACATAGAGGGTGCCATAGGGCACCGTGAACGACTGGGACGACGAAGCCGCGTGAGCACCCGACGCGCCAGCGACCGCTGCCACAGCGACGGCGGATCCGGCAAGTGCCTTCTTGATGAAATGAGAACGCGTGAAACTCAACCTCCGCGAGAAAAGAAACTGCTATGAAGTGACACCCCCGGGTCCTTCGCCTGCGTCACGAGACGTGCATCACACCCACAGGGTTGCGAAGCAAGAACGAATTAGATTCACAGGATATCGATTCTGCAACGCGATGGACGCCGGGGTCGTGGAAGGGCCCTGCCCGGTGCATGGTCAAGACCACGCAGCGAGCGGGTTCCCACCTGAACTCGTCGGAGCCGCGGCCAGTGGCCCCGTGTTCGGCTCCCGTGGCCGCCGCGGCCGTCCGGGCCGGCGGATACTCTGGGGACGATGACTTCTCCCGCCACGAACCCGCCCTCGCTGACCGACCGCATCGACGCGCTCCCGCCGACCCCGGACGCCGACGACGTCTTCGGCGCCTTCGCGGCCTGGATCGAGGACCGCGGCATCTCGCTCTACCCCGCCCAGGAGGAGGCCGCCCTCGAGCTCGTCCAGGGCCGGCACGTGATCCTGGCGACGCCCACCGGCTCCGGCAAGTCCCTGGTGGCGCTGGCTGCACACGCCGACGCGCTCGCCCACGACGCCGTCTCCTACTACACGGCGCCGATCAAGGCGCTCGTCTCGGAGAAGTTCTTCGCGCTGGTGGACGTGTTCGGCGCGGAGAATGTGGGCATGGTCACGGGTGACTCCACCGTCAACGGTGACGCGCCGATCATCTGCTGCACCGCCGAGATCCTCGCCAACCGCGCGCTGCGCGAGGGCTCGGGCATGGAGATCGGCACCGTGGTGATGGACGAGTTCCACTACTACGCGGACCCCTCCCGTGGCTGGGCCTGGCAGGTCCCCCTCCTCGAGCTGCCGCAGGCCCGGTTCCTGCTGATGTCGGCCACCCTCGGCGACACGACCCGCCTCGAGGCGGACCTGTTCGAGCGCACCGGGCGGGAGGTCGCCGTCGTCGCCCACGCGGAGCGGCCGATCCCGCTGACGTTCGAGTGGTCCGAGGTGCCGCTGCAGGAGAAGGTCGAGGAGCTCGTGAGCACCCACCAGGCACCGGTGTACATCGTGCACTTCTCGCAGCTGGACGCCGTGGAGACGGCCCAGGGGCTGTCTTCGATCTCGGTGACGTCCAAGGAGGAGAAGGAGGCGATCGCCGCGCGGATCGCCGGCTTCCGGTTCTCCGCGGGCTTCGGGCACACCCTGAACCGCCTCGTCCGGGCGGGCATCGGCGTGCATCACGCGGGCATGCTGCCCAAGTACCGCCGCCTCGTGGAGAAGCTGGCCCAGGACGGGCTGCTCAAGGTCATCTGCGGCACGGACACGCTCGGCGTCGGGATCAACGTGCCGATCCGCACCGTGCTGCTCACCGCGCTGTCCAAGTTCGACGGCGAGAAGACC
The sequence above is a segment of the Micrococcus endophyticus genome. Coding sequences within it:
- the uvrC gene encoding excinuclease ABC subunit UvrC encodes the protein MADPASYRPAPGEISTSPGVYRFRDADGRVVYVGKAKNLRARLGSYFQDPARLTTKTRTMVFTAAAVEWTVVGSELEALQLEYTWIKEYRPRFNIMYRDDKSYPYLAVTMNEQFPRVQVMRGDRRPGVKYFGPFHPAKAIRETVDLMLRVFPVRTCSAGVFKRARAQDRPCLLGYIGKCSAPCVGRISPAEHRELAQDFCDFMAGDAQRFIRELERAMQGAVEELRYEDAARLRDDIAALRRVFERNAVVLPESTESDIFALHADELEVAVQVFHVRQGRIRGQRGWVMERVEDVSEPEMVTHLLQQVYGDLAGEDRIPHEILVPAEPDDAAQLVEWLSGLRGARVNVRVPRRGTKADLMETVRENAEMALKLHKSRRSGDLTTRSAALRELQEALEIPEPLLRIECYDISHSQGTNVVGSMVVMEDGLPKKKDYRRFNVTGEAARDDTASMKDVLRRRFARLAEERAEGAPLSGQLEGEEEGRDRRFAYPPSLVVVDGGPPQVAAAAAVLEELGLDDLPVVGLAKRLEEVWLPGDEFPVVLPRTSEGLYLLQRIRDESHRFAIAGHRGRRAKAMTASALDGIPGLGPAKRTALLNHFGSVAQIRAAGVERLTEVAGIGPTLAQTVHAALAPAEQPDTVEP
- a CDS encoding lysophospholipid acyltransferase family protein codes for the protein MATSEPVRRSAAALLRLTCRPEVTDMDQVPAEGPFIMASNHLSFFDSVILQALAPRPVHFFAKEEYFTGAGVRGRAQRWFFESVGSVPVRRGEQAASVAALESLVGLLDSGQGVGIYPEGTRSRDGRLYRGRTGAAWLALTTGAPVVPVGLVDTQHLQPPDTNGFRPHRFAVRVGAPLDFGHPGRRHTLPQRRDATAAIMDAIGALSGQERVDAYNAAPGARG
- the uvrA gene encoding excinuclease ABC subunit UvrA, whose protein sequence is MPKNSTTTPSAAAVEPREGGLASGPGGARSGERDRIVVQGAREHNLKDVDVSFPRDAMVVFTGLSGSGKSSLAFDTIFAEGQRRYVESLSSYARMFLGRVDKPDVDFIEGLSPAVSIDQKSTNRNPRSTVGTITEVYDYLRLLWARVGVPHCPQCGEPVSRQTPQQIVDQLEELPERTRFQVLAPVVRGRKGEFVDLFAELSTQGFARAVVDGETVQLSDPPVLKKQVKHTIAVVVDRLAMKEGIRQRLTDSVETALKLADGLVVAEFVDVEVVAEKGKKNTAEFGGRDAEGNPRYRSFSEKLSCPNGHEQTVDEIEPRSFSFNNPFGACPECTGIGSRLQVDPDLVVANDELSLREGAVVPWSLGKSTSDYWLRVLGGLAKEMGFSLDTPWRELEPAQREAVLHGKDFKVEVTFRNRFGRERRYTTGFEGVVPYVLRKHGETESDGARERYESFMREIPCPVCHGARLNPTVLNVLVGGLSIAEATRLPLREARDFLAGLELSARERQIADQVLKEILARLAFLLDVGLEYLNLERPAGTLSGGEAQRIRLATQIGSGLVGVLYVLDEPSIGLHQRDNRRLIETLLRLRDLGNTLIVVEHDEDTIAEADWIVDIGPRAGEHGGEVVHSGSLEDLKANTASITGDYLAGRRAITAPETRRAPQEGRTLTVRGARENNLKDVSVDIPLGVLTAVTGVSGSGKSTLINEILYKVLANRLNGAKLVPGRHRAVDGLEHLDKVVHVDQSPIGRTPRSNPATYTGVFDAIRKLFAETPEAKVRGYQQGRFSFNIKGGRCEACSGDGTLKIEMNFLPDVYVPCEVCDGARYNRETLEVTYKGKNIAEVLDMPIEEAAQFFSAYTRISRYLDTLVDVGLGYVRLGQPATTLSGGEAQRVKLAAELQKRSNGRSVYVLDEPTTGLHFDDIRKLLQVLQSLVDKGNTVITIEHNLDVVKCADHVIDLGPEGGSGGGTIVATGTPEEVARVEASHTGRFLAELLA
- a CDS encoding MBL fold metallo-hydrolase; its protein translation is MPATVENRLLHDLPAVTVRACSVSKMDNNVYLLTAKTTGAQVLIDAADDAEAIEALLASAEGDTPCATRLAVVVTTHRHWDHVRALGTIAAAHPEAVLAAGEDDADAIEEEAGVRIGDRLPHGGVVAVDGIELDVIGLRGHTPGSVALAYRSDAEEPALLFTGDSLFPGGVGNTEKDPERFASLIDDVEARLFGEYEDDTHVHPGHGASTVLGDERPQLPAWRDRGW
- a CDS encoding methyltransferase domain-containing protein; translation: MGTEHEATGRDSAGFTWDPARYEGFAEHRARPFHDLVARVDAESPRVVVDLGCGPGTLTRTLAARWPDAEVLGLDDSTAMLERARAGLAEPGAPQNLRFERVDASQWRPDALVDVVVSNAMLQWIPTHRRLIRRWLGDLRPGAWFAAQIPRPYQQPSHTAIVELAEDPAFSEALHGVETTRTVAPPEEYTRLFLEAGWSPQVWETEYQQVLTGEDPVFRWTSGAALRPSLQALARWDAEEDAAEGAGLQELFVARYRRAMAQAYPPVPGVTDADGGPLTIYPSRRLFVVGRRPGE